One Clupea harengus chromosome 11, Ch_v2.0.2, whole genome shotgun sequence DNA window includes the following coding sequences:
- the eva1ba gene encoding eva-1 homolog Ba — MDAKRTDMALLSNSIAAYAHIKNNPESFGLYFVIGVCFGLVLTLCLLVVRISCKPRTKTPSPTPEKKQLKDFSEDEEDEDSDEEEEDEEEVEEEGVERDVEMALPLPTTEIPASNHTSHSDGTLSVNVFTSAEELERAQRLEERERIIREIWRNGQPDILGTGTGTIGRVHYY; from the exons ATGGACGCCAAGAGGACAGACATGGCACTGCTGAGCAACAGCATTGCTGCCTACGCTCATATCAAAA ACAATCCGGAGAGCTTTGGTCTGTATTTCGTGATTGGCGTTTGTTTTGGCCTGGTGCTCACCCTCTGTCTCCTGGTGGTGCGCATCTCATGTAAGCCACGCACCAAGACCCCGTCTCCCACGCCGGAGAAGAAGCAGCTGAAGGACTTCagcgaggacgaggaggacgaggacagtgatgaagaggaggaggatgaggaggaggtggaggaagagggggtggagagggacgTGGAGATGGCCCTGCCGCTTCCCACCACTGAGATCCCCGCCAGCAACCACACGAGCCATTCGGACGGGACTCTGAGCGTGAACGTGTTCACGTCGGCCGAGGAGCTGGAGCGCGCccagaggctggaggagagagagaggatcatcCGTGAGATCTGGAGGAACGGCCAGCCCGACATCCTGGGCACCGGGACGGGCACCATCGGACGAGTGCACTACTACTAG